One window of the Actinomyces procaprae genome contains the following:
- a CDS encoding alpha-1,4-glucan--maltose-1-phosphate maltosyltransferase encodes MTPNTTPHTAKTKSTRHVAPAAPAQPEHSRVPRPAPYSPVGRIPVTEVFPVVEDGRWPSKAVPNEVFPIRATVFREGHDRFGATAVLVRPDGSDGPSARMYEVGIGLDRYEARLAADAPGDWGIRVDGWSDPYGTWAHDAGVKVPAGVDVELMLEEGARVLERAAAVKGREQADAEALLGAAAALRDQSASPSDRLAAGLSGEVTSALDRLPLRDHVSPSATYPLQVDRTRALAGSWYEIFPRSLGAHRDEQGVWHTGTLQTATHRLDRIAAMGFDVLYLTPISPIGTTNRKGRNNTLNALPEDPGSPYGIGSPDGGHDVIHPDLGTFEDFDALVARAHELGMEVALDLALQCSPDHPWVTEHPEWFTVLADGSIAYAENPPKKYQDIYPLNFDNDPEGIYQAILEVVRTWISHGVTIFRVDNPHTKPLPFWQRLIRQVREDNPEVLFLAEAFTRPAMMRTLAKIGFHQSYTYFAWRNTKQELTEYLVELSQETAHIMRPTFWPTTHDILTPFMTNGKVPAFKLRAVLAATMSPTWGIYSGYELAESVPRPGYEEQIDNEKYEYKQRDFGAARVNGIEDLLTRLNAARNAHPALRQLRDVWFHATSDDNLIAYSKRVDAAHSPTGKDDVVLTVVNLDPYGAHEGEIYLNLEQLGLPGWVDGSRPVLRVKDELTGDTYDWSGQNYVRLDPFSGRVAHVFSVEPL; translated from the coding sequence GTGACCCCTAACACGACGCCGCACACGGCGAAGACGAAGTCCACCCGCCACGTTGCTCCCGCCGCTCCGGCGCAGCCCGAACACAGTAGGGTTCCGCGGCCCGCGCCCTACTCCCCGGTAGGTCGTATCCCGGTGACGGAGGTGTTCCCCGTCGTGGAGGACGGGCGCTGGCCCTCCAAAGCCGTCCCGAATGAGGTCTTCCCCATTCGCGCCACGGTGTTCCGGGAGGGGCACGACCGCTTCGGCGCCACCGCCGTCCTGGTGCGTCCTGATGGGAGCGATGGTCCCAGCGCCCGCATGTACGAGGTGGGCATCGGCCTGGACCGCTACGAGGCCCGTCTGGCCGCTGACGCCCCGGGCGACTGGGGCATCCGTGTGGACGGCTGGTCCGACCCCTACGGCACTTGGGCGCATGACGCCGGGGTGAAGGTGCCTGCCGGCGTCGACGTCGAGCTCATGCTGGAGGAGGGCGCGCGCGTGCTTGAGCGCGCCGCCGCCGTCAAGGGCCGGGAGCAGGCCGACGCCGAGGCCCTGCTGGGCGCCGCCGCAGCGCTGCGCGATCAGTCCGCCTCTCCCAGCGACCGCCTGGCCGCCGGCCTGTCCGGAGAGGTGACCTCCGCACTGGACCGGCTCCCGCTGCGCGACCACGTCTCCCCGTCGGCCACATACCCACTGCAGGTGGACCGCACCCGCGCCCTGGCCGGCTCCTGGTATGAGATCTTCCCCCGCTCCCTGGGGGCGCACCGCGACGAGCAGGGCGTCTGGCACACCGGCACGCTGCAGACGGCGACCCACCGCCTGGACCGGATCGCCGCCATGGGCTTCGACGTCCTCTACCTGACCCCGATCTCCCCCATCGGCACCACCAACCGCAAGGGCCGCAACAACACGCTCAACGCCCTGCCCGAGGACCCGGGCTCCCCCTACGGCATCGGCTCGCCCGACGGCGGCCACGACGTCATCCACCCCGACCTGGGCACCTTCGAGGACTTCGACGCCCTGGTGGCGCGCGCCCACGAGCTCGGCATGGAGGTGGCCCTGGACCTGGCCCTGCAGTGCTCGCCCGACCACCCCTGGGTTACCGAGCACCCGGAGTGGTTCACCGTCCTGGCCGACGGCTCCATCGCCTACGCCGAGAACCCGCCCAAGAAGTACCAGGACATCTACCCCCTGAACTTCGACAACGACCCCGAGGGCATCTATCAGGCGATCCTGGAGGTCGTGCGCACCTGGATCAGTCACGGGGTGACGATCTTCCGGGTCGACAACCCCCACACCAAGCCCCTGCCCTTCTGGCAGAGGCTCATCCGCCAGGTGCGTGAGGACAACCCCGAGGTTCTGTTCCTGGCGGAGGCCTTCACCAGGCCGGCGATGATGCGCACCCTGGCGAAGATCGGCTTCCACCAGTCGTACACCTACTTCGCCTGGCGCAACACCAAGCAGGAGCTGACTGAGTACCTCGTGGAGCTGTCCCAGGAGACCGCGCACATCATGCGTCCCACCTTCTGGCCGACCACGCACGACATCCTCACGCCCTTCATGACCAACGGGAAGGTCCCCGCCTTCAAGCTGCGGGCCGTGCTCGCCGCCACCATGTCACCGACCTGGGGCATCTACTCCGGTTACGAGCTGGCGGAGTCGGTCCCGCGCCCCGGGTACGAGGAGCAGATCGACAATGAGAAGTACGAGTACAAGCAGCGCGACTTCGGCGCCGCCCGCGTCAACGGTATCGAGGATCTGCTCACCCGGCTGAACGCCGCCCGCAACGCGCACCCGGCGCTGCGGCAGCTGCGTGATGTCTGGTTCCACGCCACCAGCGACGACAACCTGATCGCCTACTCCAAGCGGGTGGACGCCGCGCACTCCCCCACCGGGAAGGACGACGTGGTGCTGACGGTGGTCAACCTTGATCCCTACGGCGCCCACGAGGGCGAGATCTACCTCAACCTGGAGCAGCTGGGGCTGCCCGGCTGGGTGGACGGCTCCCGGCCGGTGCTGCGGGTCAAGGACGAGCTGACCGGGGACACCTATGACTGGTCGGGGCAGAACTACGTGCGCCTGGATCCCTTCTCCGGCCGCGTCGCGCATGTCTTCTCCGTCGAGCCCCTGTGA
- the glgB gene encoding 1,4-alpha-glucan branching protein GlgB: MTDVTSPEPAPESNDAPPPEATGPAPVPVDPWVLADVAYARYHNPHEVLGAHVGDDGVTIRTVRHLADAVVVVTPEGSFPARHEQDGVWVAVVPGDAIPDYRLKVTYGEETITVDDPYRFLPTLGEMDTYLISEGRHEELWEVLGAHVKRYSGAMGDVEGVAFAVWAPNARAVRVVGDFNYWDGTASAMRSLGASGVWELFIPGVGVGARYKFELCFQDGSWHQKADPMARATEVPPATASVVTDRFHEWNDEDWMSRRAVTDPHSGPMSVYEVHIGSWRQGLGYRGLADELVPYVKDAGFTHVEFMPVAEHPFGGSWGYQVSGYYAPTARFGTPDDFRYLVDQLHQAGIGVILDWVPAHFPKDEWALARFDGTPLYEDPDPQRGEHPDWGTYVFNFGRNEVRNFLVANALYWLGEFHIDGLRVDAVASMLYLDYSREEGQWHPNQFGGRENLEAISFLQEATATAYRKNPGTVMIAEESTAWPGVTAPTEYGGLGFGLKWNMGWMNDTLRYLAEEPINRRYHHGELTFSLVYAFSEQFILPLSHDEVVHGKGSLLSKMPGDAWQELAGLRALYAYQWSHPGKQLLFMGQEFGQGAEWNSDNSLDWWILDDPGHTGLLRLVSDLNAFYKDSPALWSDDFSHRGFEWIEAGDGDHNVLSYLRKGTGPDGRSDLVAVIVNFAGTPHEGYRVGLPFAGGWDEIINTDAPEYGGSGVGNLGHVEAEELPWNGRPASVRLRVPPMGAIFLRPSRD; encoded by the coding sequence ATGACCGACGTCACCAGCCCCGAGCCCGCCCCCGAATCCAACGACGCCCCGCCGCCGGAGGCCACTGGCCCCGCGCCCGTCCCGGTGGACCCCTGGGTCCTCGCGGATGTCGCCTACGCCCGTTACCACAACCCGCATGAGGTGCTGGGCGCCCATGTGGGCGACGACGGCGTGACGATCCGCACCGTGCGCCACCTCGCCGACGCCGTCGTCGTGGTTACCCCCGAGGGATCCTTCCCCGCCCGCCACGAGCAGGACGGCGTATGGGTTGCCGTCGTGCCCGGAGACGCCATCCCGGACTACCGGCTCAAGGTGACCTACGGCGAGGAGACCATCACCGTCGACGACCCCTACCGGTTCCTGCCGACCCTCGGAGAGATGGACACCTACCTGATCTCCGAGGGCCGTCACGAGGAGCTGTGGGAGGTGCTGGGGGCGCACGTCAAGCGCTACTCCGGCGCCATGGGGGACGTTGAGGGCGTCGCCTTCGCGGTATGGGCCCCCAACGCCCGCGCCGTCCGCGTGGTCGGCGACTTCAACTACTGGGACGGCACCGCCTCCGCCATGCGCTCCCTGGGCGCATCCGGCGTGTGGGAGCTGTTCATCCCCGGTGTGGGCGTGGGTGCACGCTACAAGTTCGAGCTGTGCTTCCAGGACGGCTCCTGGCACCAGAAGGCCGACCCGATGGCACGCGCCACCGAGGTCCCGCCCGCCACCGCCTCCGTGGTCACCGACCGCTTCCACGAGTGGAACGACGAGGACTGGATGTCACGCCGCGCGGTCACCGACCCGCACTCCGGGCCGATGAGCGTCTACGAGGTTCACATCGGCTCCTGGAGGCAGGGCCTGGGCTACCGGGGCCTGGCCGACGAGCTGGTCCCCTATGTCAAGGACGCCGGCTTCACCCACGTGGAGTTCATGCCCGTGGCCGAGCACCCCTTCGGCGGCTCCTGGGGCTACCAGGTATCCGGCTACTACGCCCCCACGGCACGCTTCGGCACCCCGGATGACTTCCGTTACCTGGTTGACCAGCTGCACCAGGCAGGCATCGGCGTCATCCTGGACTGGGTGCCCGCCCACTTCCCCAAGGATGAGTGGGCGCTGGCGCGCTTCGACGGCACACCCCTGTATGAGGACCCGGACCCGCAGCGCGGCGAGCACCCCGACTGGGGCACCTACGTGTTCAACTTCGGCCGCAACGAGGTTCGCAACTTCCTGGTGGCCAACGCCCTGTACTGGCTGGGCGAGTTCCACATCGACGGGCTGCGCGTGGACGCCGTCGCCTCCATGCTGTACCTGGACTACTCCCGCGAGGAGGGCCAGTGGCACCCGAACCAGTTCGGGGGCCGGGAGAACCTGGAGGCGATCAGCTTCCTGCAGGAGGCCACTGCCACCGCCTACCGGAAGAACCCCGGCACGGTCATGATCGCCGAGGAGTCCACCGCGTGGCCGGGCGTGACCGCGCCCACCGAGTACGGTGGCCTCGGCTTCGGCCTGAAGTGGAACATGGGGTGGATGAACGACACCCTGCGGTACCTGGCCGAGGAGCCCATCAATCGCCGCTACCACCATGGGGAGCTGACCTTCTCCCTGGTGTACGCCTTCTCCGAGCAGTTCATCCTGCCGCTGAGCCACGACGAGGTCGTGCACGGCAAGGGCTCGCTGCTGTCCAAGATGCCCGGCGACGCCTGGCAGGAACTGGCGGGCCTGCGTGCCCTGTACGCCTACCAGTGGTCCCACCCCGGCAAGCAGCTGCTGTTCATGGGCCAGGAGTTCGGGCAGGGCGCCGAGTGGAACTCGGACAACTCCCTGGACTGGTGGATCCTGGATGACCCGGGCCACACGGGCCTGCTGCGGCTGGTCAGCGACCTGAACGCCTTCTACAAGGACTCCCCCGCCCTGTGGTCGGATGACTTCTCCCACCGCGGATTCGAGTGGATCGAGGCCGGTGACGGTGATCACAACGTCCTGTCCTACCTGCGCAAGGGAACCGGACCCGACGGGCGCTCGGACCTGGTGGCGGTGATCGTCAACTTCGCCGGCACGCCCCATGAGGGCTACCGCGTGGGGCTGCCCTTCGCGGGAGGCTGGGACGAGATCATCAACACCGATGCCCCCGAGTACGGCGGCTCGGGCGTGGGTAACCTCGGCCACGTGGAGGCCGAGGAGCTGCCCTGGAACGGCAGGCCCGCCTCGGTGCGGCTGCGGGTCCCCCCGATGGGCGCCATCTTCCTGCGGCCATCGCGGGACTGA
- a CDS encoding class I SAM-dependent methyltransferase — MNADELKQAWLAEERVAHIHGWDFSHIHGRYTEEDDLPWEFRELIHRHRTDDMQLLDMDTGGGELLLSLHHPNERTAAIEGYPPNVKLCKEVLLPLGIDFKEADGEETLPFPDESFDIVTNRHGAYDAAELRRVLRPGGLFLTQQVGADNDRELVRLLLPHIEQPPEPEQCLDARVSELLGQGFEVMESGEARRPIRFYDVGALVWFARIIEWEFPGFSVENCLEQLYEAQAILDRAGVIEGSIHRFYIVARRTP; from the coding sequence ATGAACGCGGATGAACTCAAGCAGGCCTGGCTGGCGGAGGAGCGGGTCGCTCATATCCACGGCTGGGACTTCTCCCATATTCACGGCAGGTACACGGAGGAGGATGACCTGCCGTGGGAGTTTCGAGAGCTCATTCACCGGCACCGGACCGACGACATGCAGCTGCTGGACATGGACACCGGGGGCGGTGAGTTGCTGCTCTCCCTCCACCACCCCAACGAGCGCACCGCGGCGATCGAGGGCTATCCGCCCAACGTGAAGCTGTGCAAAGAAGTCCTGCTGCCACTGGGGATCGACTTCAAGGAGGCCGATGGAGAGGAGACACTCCCCTTCCCCGACGAAAGCTTCGACATCGTCACGAACCGGCACGGCGCATACGATGCCGCGGAGCTGCGGCGCGTACTCAGGCCCGGCGGGCTATTCCTCACCCAGCAGGTGGGCGCAGACAACGACCGTGAACTGGTTCGGCTTCTGCTCCCCCACATCGAACAGCCACCGGAACCCGAGCAGTGCCTTGACGCACGGGTGTCGGAGCTCCTGGGCCAGGGGTTTGAAGTGATGGAAAGCGGTGAGGCCCGCCGACCGATACGGTTCTACGATGTGGGCGCGCTTGTCTGGTTCGCCCGGATCATCGAGTGGGAGTTTCCCGGGTTCTCGGTCGAGAACTGCCTTGAACAGCTGTACGAGGCGCAGGCGATTCTTGACAGGGCCGGCGTGATTGAAGGCAGCATCCACAGGTTCTACATCGTGGCAAGAAGGACGCCATAA
- the trpS gene encoding tryptophan--tRNA ligase, whose product MTQHDATAGSPSPSSNAADGADAGEALSRSTDAASLARSLERSAEIEADLDVNPGRYRMLTGVRPTGNMHLGHYFGTMHSWQPIQDRGVDTWILVADYQVITDRDGVGPIRERVLSLVADTLAVGVDPQRSTIFTHSAVPAANQLMLPFLSLVTESELHRNPTVKAELEATDGRAMTGLMLTYPVHQAADILFCQANLVPVGKDQLPHLEQARMIAQRFDKRYGRAVKAHPVFRRPEALLSQAPLLLGLDGEKMSKSRHNTIELRMSADETAKLLRKAKTDSDRNITYDPQGRPEVANLLTLASLCGAGDPRSLADQIGDGGAGALKRITTEAVNEFFAPIRARRAELSANEDYLLQVLAEGNAKANEVAEQTLDAVRTAMHMNY is encoded by the coding sequence ATGACGCAGCATGACGCGACCGCAGGCTCCCCCTCCCCCAGCAGCAATGCCGCCGACGGCGCAGACGCGGGCGAGGCGCTGTCCCGGTCCACCGACGCCGCCTCCCTGGCCCGCTCCCTGGAGCGCAGCGCCGAGATCGAGGCCGACCTGGACGTCAACCCCGGCCGCTACCGGATGCTGACGGGCGTACGCCCGACCGGCAATATGCACCTGGGCCACTACTTCGGCACCATGCACTCCTGGCAGCCGATCCAGGATCGGGGCGTGGACACCTGGATCCTCGTGGCCGACTACCAGGTGATCACCGACCGCGACGGCGTCGGCCCGATCCGCGAGCGCGTGCTGTCGCTGGTGGCGGACACGCTCGCGGTCGGCGTCGACCCGCAGCGCTCGACGATCTTCACCCACTCCGCAGTGCCGGCGGCCAATCAGCTGATGCTGCCGTTCCTGTCCCTGGTCACCGAGTCCGAGCTGCATCGCAACCCGACGGTCAAGGCCGAGCTGGAGGCCACCGACGGCCGCGCCATGACCGGTCTGATGCTGACCTACCCGGTGCACCAGGCCGCCGACATCCTGTTCTGCCAGGCGAACCTCGTCCCGGTGGGCAAGGACCAGCTGCCGCATCTGGAGCAGGCCAGGATGATCGCCCAGCGCTTCGACAAGCGCTACGGCCGCGCAGTCAAGGCACACCCGGTGTTCCGCCGTCCCGAGGCGCTGCTGTCCCAGGCACCGCTGCTGCTGGGCCTGGACGGGGAGAAGATGAGCAAGTCCCGCCACAACACCATTGAGCTGCGCATGAGCGCGGACGAGACTGCCAAGCTGCTCAGGAAGGCCAAGACCGACTCCGACCGGAACATCACCTACGATCCGCAGGGACGTCCGGAGGTGGCCAACCTGCTCACCCTCGCCTCCCTGTGCGGGGCCGGGGACCCGCGGTCACTGGCCGATCAGATCGGCGACGGCGGCGCCGGCGCCCTCAAGCGGATCACCACCGAGGCGGTCAACGAGTTCTTCGCCCCCATCCGCGCCCGCCGCGCCGAGCTGTCCGCCAACGAGGACTACCTGCTGCAGGTCCTGGCCGAAGGCAACGCCAAGGCGAACGAGGTCGCCGAGCAGACCCTCGACGCGGTGCGCACCGCCATGCACATGAACTACTAG
- the treS gene encoding maltose alpha-D-glucosyltransferase yields the protein MTIPGVPALPAQSRPGLRPDPDWFRTAVFYEALLRSFADSDGDGVGDFRGLASRLDYLAWLGVDAIWIPPFYPSPMRDGGYDIADYTGVDPRYGSMDDFRALVEAAHERGIRIVIDMVLNHTSDAHPWFQASRRDPDGPYGDFYVWADDDAGYADARIIFVDTERSNWSYDEVRGQYYWHRFFSHQPDLNYDNPAVVDAVHEVVRFWARTGVDGFRLDAIPYLVEREGTDCENLPGTHRLVAGLREMLDREFPGTITIAEANQPPREVVAYFGSTDAPECTMCFHFPVMPRIFSALREGTATPIRDVLRATPPIPAQGQWGTFLRNHDELTLEMVTDAERERLYHWYAPHQRMRANVGIRRRLAPLLGDSRAELELAHALLLSLPGSPCLYYGDEIGMGENIWLPDRDAVRTPMQWDHSANMGFSACADPTALTLPLIDVDDYADRCVADALADPSSLLHCLRHMLRVRRRHPVLGRGEFQLCRASAAAVLAHTRTWAPATAQGERAHGEVLLCLANLSDSQCETSVEVPGLAGRATRTVLAGAVTAPAPAVDAHGRLTAVLPPRGYWWLEVIPNREEAR from the coding sequence GTGACCATTCCCGGTGTTCCCGCCCTTCCCGCCCAGTCACGCCCGGGCCTGCGCCCGGATCCGGACTGGTTCCGCACCGCGGTGTTCTATGAGGCGCTGCTGCGCTCCTTCGCGGACTCCGACGGCGATGGCGTCGGCGACTTCCGCGGCCTGGCCTCCAGGCTGGACTATCTGGCCTGGCTCGGCGTGGATGCCATCTGGATCCCGCCCTTCTACCCATCGCCCATGCGCGACGGCGGCTACGACATCGCCGACTACACCGGCGTTGATCCGCGCTACGGGTCCATGGACGACTTCCGCGCCCTGGTGGAGGCCGCGCATGAGCGGGGTATCCGCATCGTCATCGACATGGTGCTCAACCACACCTCCGATGCTCATCCCTGGTTCCAGGCCTCCCGCCGCGATCCGGACGGCCCCTACGGCGACTTCTACGTATGGGCCGACGACGACGCCGGCTACGCCGACGCCCGCATCATCTTCGTGGACACCGAGCGCTCCAACTGGAGCTACGACGAGGTGCGCGGCCAGTACTACTGGCACCGCTTCTTCTCCCACCAGCCGGACCTGAACTACGACAACCCGGCGGTCGTGGACGCGGTACACGAGGTGGTGCGGTTCTGGGCGCGCACCGGGGTGGACGGCTTCCGCCTGGACGCGATCCCCTACCTGGTGGAGCGCGAGGGCACCGACTGTGAGAATCTTCCGGGCACGCACCGGCTGGTCGCCGGCCTGCGGGAGATGCTCGACCGGGAGTTCCCCGGCACCATCACCATCGCGGAGGCGAATCAGCCTCCGCGGGAGGTAGTCGCCTACTTCGGCAGCACGGACGCGCCCGAGTGCACCATGTGCTTCCACTTCCCGGTGATGCCACGCATCTTCTCCGCGCTGCGCGAGGGCACGGCCACGCCGATCCGCGACGTGCTCCGCGCGACCCCGCCGATTCCGGCGCAGGGGCAGTGGGGCACATTCCTGCGCAATCACGACGAGCTGACGCTGGAGATGGTCACCGACGCCGAACGGGAGCGCCTGTACCACTGGTATGCGCCGCACCAGCGCATGCGCGCGAATGTGGGGATCCGCCGTCGCCTGGCGCCGCTGCTGGGAGACTCCCGCGCCGAGCTGGAGCTGGCCCACGCGCTGCTGCTGTCCCTGCCCGGCTCCCCCTGCCTGTACTACGGCGACGAGATCGGCATGGGTGAGAACATCTGGCTGCCCGACCGTGACGCCGTGCGTACTCCCATGCAGTGGGATCACTCGGCGAATATGGGTTTCTCCGCCTGCGCGGACCCGACCGCGCTCACCCTGCCCCTGATCGACGTCGACGACTACGCCGACCGCTGCGTGGCTGATGCGCTGGCGGACCCGAGCTCGCTACTGCACTGCCTGCGCCATATGCTGCGGGTGCGCCGTCGGCACCCGGTGCTGGGGCGTGGGGAGTTTCAGCTGTGCCGGGCGTCCGCTGCCGCCGTGCTGGCGCATACCCGCACCTGGGCTCCCGCGACCGCTCAGGGCGAGCGGGCGCACGGCGAGGTGCTGCTGTGCCTGGCGAATCTGTCCGACAGCCAGTGCGAGACGAGCGTGGAGGTGCCCGGGCTCGCCGGGCGGGCCACCCGCACCGTGCTGGCCGGCGCGGTCACCGCCCCGGCCCCCGCCGTCGACGCCCACGGCAGGCTGACAGCCGTGCTGCCGCCTCGCGGCTACTGGTGGCTGGAAGTCATTCCGAATCGTGAGGAGGCCCGATGA
- a CDS encoding 1,4-alpha-glucan branching protein translates to MSNSITATPSWPDDSALLAALADWMGQRRWYPLKGGASPGPSRLAGRWELADGVRDLLVAVPRREGDEVLIHVPLVLEPADALAQFTVADEAEGNEGFVMPGPDGRPVALVDGAHHPRFWRAWAGSALEAGTVLTDTGARAIAQRANRLRVTTGEQSNTSVIMPAPVDAPAAAAADATTGDLIVKLFRVLAPGRNPDVEVSVALARDGWDRVRTPVAWTTLTWTEPGTGTERTADAAVACTFIPRADDGFELFCALAADDDADGPQRTRATALARDLGTTTAQMHAHLAAALGADAPPAPGELAQELRERADWAMAEVPLLEARLPGLRDRVEAVLTDLSRLDRLDLATRVHGDYHLGQVLHAVEEDRWYVLDFEGEPLRPLADRRRPDQPLRDVAGMLRSFDYAAEVGHAANPDWLPAVRDAFLAGYWATAPASPSASGPRPEPRDSTLLGALELDKALYEAVYEARNRPDWISIPLHGIEVILTI, encoded by the coding sequence ATGAGCAACTCGATCACCGCAACGCCGTCCTGGCCCGACGACTCCGCCCTGCTGGCGGCGCTCGCGGACTGGATGGGGCAGCGCCGCTGGTACCCCTTGAAGGGAGGCGCCTCCCCCGGGCCGTCGCGTCTGGCCGGGCGCTGGGAGCTGGCCGACGGCGTGCGCGACCTGCTGGTTGCGGTTCCCCGGCGTGAGGGGGACGAGGTACTCATCCACGTGCCCCTGGTGCTTGAGCCCGCTGACGCACTTGCCCAGTTCACGGTCGCCGACGAGGCCGAGGGCAACGAGGGCTTCGTGATGCCCGGTCCCGACGGCCGGCCGGTGGCGCTGGTGGACGGTGCGCACCATCCGCGCTTCTGGCGTGCCTGGGCCGGCTCCGCGCTGGAGGCCGGCACCGTGCTCACAGACACCGGGGCGCGCGCCATCGCCCAGCGCGCCAACCGTCTGCGCGTGACCACCGGCGAGCAGTCGAACACCTCCGTAATCATGCCCGCACCCGTGGACGCGCCCGCCGCCGCAGCTGCGGACGCGACCACCGGAGACCTGATCGTCAAGCTGTTCCGCGTGCTCGCCCCGGGACGCAACCCCGACGTGGAGGTTTCCGTGGCGCTGGCCCGGGACGGCTGGGACCGGGTACGCACACCGGTCGCCTGGACCACACTGACCTGGACCGAGCCGGGGACCGGCACCGAGCGGACGGCTGATGCGGCCGTGGCCTGCACCTTCATCCCCCGTGCCGACGACGGCTTCGAGCTGTTCTGCGCGCTCGCCGCCGACGACGATGCCGACGGGCCGCAGCGGACGCGGGCCACCGCGCTGGCCCGGGACCTGGGCACCACCACGGCGCAGATGCACGCTCACCTGGCTGCGGCTCTGGGCGCCGACGCACCGCCCGCCCCCGGGGAACTGGCGCAGGAGCTGCGCGAGCGGGCCGACTGGGCCATGGCGGAGGTGCCCCTCCTGGAGGCGCGGCTGCCGGGCCTGCGCGACCGCGTGGAGGCGGTGCTCACCGACCTGTCCCGCCTGGATCGGCTGGACCTCGCCACTCGTGTCCACGGCGACTACCACTTGGGCCAGGTGCTGCACGCCGTCGAGGAGGACCGCTGGTACGTGCTCGACTTCGAGGGCGAGCCGCTGCGGCCGCTGGCCGACCGCCGCCGACCGGACCAGCCCCTGCGAGACGTCGCGGGCATGCTGCGTTCCTTCGACTACGCCGCCGAGGTCGGCCACGCGGCCAATCCCGATTGGCTGCCGGCCGTGCGCGACGCCTTCCTGGCCGGCTACTGGGCAACCGCACCCGCGTCGCCGTCGGCCTCGGGGCCGCGGCCGGAGCCGCGGGACAGTACGCTCCTGGGTGCGCTTGAGCTCGACAAGGCCCTGTACGAGGCGGTCTACGAGGCCCGTAACCGTCCCGACTGGATCTCGATCCCACTGCACGGCATCGAGGTGATTCTGACCATTTGA